From a region of the Puniceicoccus vermicola genome:
- a CDS encoding ABC transporter permease, whose amino-acid sequence MILVTIAKQGIREVWSHKFRSFLSMIGIILGVASLVAMIGVVQGMIRNFTVFFEETGGIEKVTITSKEPPESQSHIAFLSPGLSLSDVEAIQASVPLAEYVTPQVEFGWTRIVRGSRRMGNRVQGVTSDIQLIENYPIARGRFVGDLDNLHARPVAVIGAEVVRRLYEPDEDPLGSQIRIKNQPFTVIGILEDFEFDQNGRNALRWKNWRVFIPSRTAAQRFRGDETVSEILLKVSRYEDLRDLIPQVENVLLQRHNGIEDFEIQTREEQLAEFEKLENSFTYSLGGVAGISLLVGGIGIMNVMLAVVSERIREIGVRKAVGARASDIFFQFLVESTVISVIGGIFGIVLSVGFLQLLSAFIPGGANINLFPGNAMIFGFAFSAAVGVFSGLYPALKAARLDPIEALRYE is encoded by the coding sequence ATGATCCTAGTCACCATCGCCAAGCAGGGAATTCGTGAGGTCTGGAGCCACAAATTCCGCAGTTTCCTCTCCATGATCGGGATCATTCTCGGGGTGGCCTCCCTCGTCGCCATGATCGGGGTCGTCCAGGGTATGATTAGAAACTTCACCGTCTTTTTTGAAGAAACGGGAGGGATCGAAAAGGTCACCATTACTTCCAAAGAACCTCCGGAGAGCCAATCCCACATCGCCTTCCTCTCTCCGGGACTCAGCCTTTCCGATGTCGAAGCCATTCAGGCTTCCGTACCTCTCGCCGAGTACGTCACCCCGCAGGTTGAATTTGGTTGGACCCGGATCGTCCGCGGCAGCCGCCGCATGGGCAACCGAGTCCAGGGAGTGACTTCCGACATCCAACTCATCGAGAATTACCCGATCGCCCGCGGACGATTTGTCGGAGATCTCGACAATCTTCATGCCCGCCCGGTCGCCGTCATCGGTGCCGAAGTCGTTCGCCGCCTCTACGAGCCCGACGAAGATCCCCTCGGATCGCAAATCCGCATCAAGAATCAGCCCTTCACCGTCATTGGCATCCTCGAGGACTTTGAATTCGACCAGAACGGCCGCAACGCCCTCCGCTGGAAAAACTGGCGAGTCTTCATTCCCTCCCGCACCGCGGCCCAACGATTCCGCGGCGATGAAACGGTCAGCGAGATCCTCCTCAAAGTCTCCCGCTACGAGGACCTCCGCGATCTCATTCCACAGGTCGAGAATGTCCTCCTCCAGCGTCATAACGGCATCGAGGATTTTGAAATCCAAACCCGGGAAGAACAGCTCGCAGAATTCGAGAAGCTCGAAAACTCCTTTACCTATTCTCTCGGCGGCGTCGCTGGCATTTCCCTTCTCGTCGGTGGGATCGGCATCATGAACGTCATGCTCGCCGTCGTCTCCGAACGGATCCGCGAAATCGGCGTCCGCAAGGCCGTGGGCGCCCGCGCTTCCGACATCTTCTTCCAGTTCCTGGTCGAGTCCACCGTCATCAGCGTCATCGGAGGCATTTTCGGGATCGTCCTCAGCGTAGGGTTCCTCCAACTCCTCTCTGCCTTCATCCCTGGAGGAGCCAACATCAACCTATTCCCGGGCAACGCAATGATCTTCGGCTTCGCCTTCAGCGCTGCCGTCGGGGTCTTCTCCGGCCTCTATCCAGCCCTCAAAGCAGCACGGCTCGATCCCATCGAAGCCCTACGCTACGAATAA
- a CDS encoding LPS-assembly protein LptD yields the protein MWTSFFFSLLGSTGSLGAEDGVSMPESPLEILSSGNLDYDFESNTITAAGPVEADYGPYRMNAGTISWDRENGIIRANGGVQLDNTGNDFDRTPKRRSGDFFEVWWPQSYTEIPFIMSANSAVLGMESRSVSAQDGVSVRFPYGRMNATSLNVAAGETRGEGTLEGQNIRAGSGSFLVDAEKVEADQDETNLTHAGVFLSDPNDWGPRVYADRIRHRSGEQYITLYGVTIGVGPVPILYLPKAWMRDWDLGISFDLGGGFSDTLGTYGEFGLSFKATDFLRLSPSVSYFGRRGWLLSPNFNWSEESESGEYYTDGSVLGGYIYDQGSSSLRGVDRFGNPIERSRGYVLAQGMANQRKGWSFVNQFEFRSDTEVLRDFRPGLENRYFAPESFSEVLVPLGPFSFSALGRFRTLDMSESLEATPSVTLDLNPAFLGDTPIVHEGWVNFSQLEREDYTGADQASASRGEAAYRLSYTLPTASWLTITPVGGVRERVYQNVQKSGDDGSSTLFELGFDLGTDFYREWPVKSEIWNINGLVHQTRPMMGYRWMPQSGMGEPDIPNIYPDVYTSGVDPLGFSNLVYRSDNGAEQVLRIGWENRFLAGDFENPSLLRDLGTFAIYQDFIESRAGAESLPDNTMFAFAADPAPWLGLELFTRVETERVTLIEFVPGLSLRDGDRWESTWYFQSLQHEVNELLWDAEVAVNRNNWLLFEMRYSGQRQTITKQAYGWRHRLGNAWLLEAKMIFRQGDTREGNFQVNFGFTSLLF from the coding sequence TTGTGGACCTCATTTTTCTTCAGTTTGCTCGGAAGCACCGGATCTTTGGGGGCGGAGGATGGAGTCTCGATGCCGGAAAGTCCGCTGGAGATTCTTTCGTCCGGTAATTTGGATTACGATTTTGAGTCCAACACGATTACGGCGGCCGGTCCGGTTGAGGCAGACTACGGCCCTTATCGGATGAACGCTGGGACGATTTCGTGGGACCGGGAGAACGGAATTATTCGAGCGAACGGAGGGGTTCAGCTGGATAACACTGGCAATGATTTTGATCGAACCCCGAAACGCCGGAGCGGTGATTTTTTCGAGGTCTGGTGGCCTCAGTCTTATACGGAGATCCCTTTCATCATGAGTGCAAACTCCGCGGTCCTGGGGATGGAAAGTCGCTCCGTCTCTGCTCAGGATGGGGTTTCGGTGCGCTTTCCCTATGGACGAATGAACGCGACCTCGCTGAATGTGGCCGCTGGTGAAACCCGCGGTGAGGGGACCTTGGAGGGGCAGAATATTCGGGCGGGAAGTGGCAGTTTTCTGGTTGATGCTGAAAAGGTTGAGGCCGATCAGGATGAAACGAATTTAACCCACGCCGGTGTTTTTCTTTCGGATCCGAATGATTGGGGTCCAAGGGTTTATGCGGATCGGATTCGGCATCGAAGTGGAGAGCAATATATTACCCTCTACGGGGTCACGATCGGAGTCGGCCCGGTTCCGATTCTCTATTTGCCCAAGGCTTGGATGCGTGATTGGGACTTGGGGATCTCTTTTGATCTCGGAGGCGGCTTTAGCGATACGTTGGGGACCTACGGTGAATTTGGGTTGTCCTTCAAAGCGACCGATTTTCTTCGTTTGAGCCCTTCGGTTTCGTACTTTGGGCGACGTGGATGGTTGCTCTCGCCGAATTTCAATTGGAGCGAGGAGTCAGAGTCGGGCGAATATTATACGGATGGATCAGTCCTGGGGGGCTACATCTACGACCAAGGCAGTTCTTCTTTACGAGGGGTGGATCGTTTTGGGAATCCGATCGAGCGTTCCCGTGGTTACGTTTTGGCACAAGGGATGGCGAATCAGCGGAAGGGTTGGAGTTTCGTCAACCAGTTTGAGTTTCGCTCAGACACTGAGGTCTTGCGGGATTTTCGACCCGGTCTTGAAAACCGTTACTTTGCTCCCGAATCCTTTTCGGAAGTGTTGGTGCCACTGGGACCATTTAGTTTCTCGGCTTTGGGTCGATTCCGGACGCTCGACATGAGCGAATCGCTTGAGGCGACGCCGTCGGTCACCTTGGATTTGAATCCTGCGTTTCTGGGAGATACCCCAATCGTTCATGAAGGTTGGGTCAATTTCTCCCAATTGGAACGGGAGGATTATACTGGAGCGGATCAAGCTTCGGCGAGCCGAGGGGAGGCTGCCTACCGCTTGAGTTACACGCTACCGACCGCAAGTTGGCTCACGATAACTCCGGTCGGGGGAGTCCGGGAGCGGGTTTATCAGAATGTTCAGAAATCGGGGGATGATGGCAGCTCGACGCTCTTCGAGCTTGGTTTTGATCTCGGGACCGATTTTTACCGGGAGTGGCCGGTGAAGAGTGAAATCTGGAACATCAATGGCCTGGTTCACCAGACCCGACCGATGATGGGCTACCGTTGGATGCCGCAATCTGGAATGGGAGAGCCGGACATTCCCAATATTTATCCCGATGTCTACACGAGTGGAGTGGATCCTCTTGGATTTTCCAATCTGGTGTATCGGTCCGATAACGGGGCGGAGCAAGTATTGCGAATTGGCTGGGAAAACCGGTTTTTGGCCGGTGATTTTGAGAATCCCTCTCTTCTTCGCGATTTGGGAACCTTTGCGATCTATCAGGATTTTATAGAGAGCCGGGCGGGGGCGGAGAGTCTGCCCGACAACACTATGTTTGCCTTCGCAGCCGATCCGGCTCCGTGGTTGGGGCTCGAACTTTTCACGAGAGTGGAAACGGAGAGGGTGACTCTCATTGAGTTCGTTCCCGGGCTCAGCCTTCGGGATGGCGACCGCTGGGAGAGCACGTGGTATTTTCAATCGTTGCAGCACGAGGTGAACGAACTTCTCTGGGATGCTGAGGTCGCCGTGAATCGCAATAATTGGCTCCTTTTCGAAATGCGATACAGCGGTCAGCGGCAGACGATCACCAAGCAGGCTTATGGATGGCGACATCGGCTGGGAAATGCCTGGTTGCTCGAAGCCAAAATGATTTTCCGCCAGGGGGATACCCGTGAAGGGAATTTTCAGGTGAACTTCGGATTTACGAGCCTCCTCTTCTAG
- the glgB gene encoding 1,4-alpha-glucan branching protein GlgB, with translation MAEYSLPKSQRTQIIEASEREPHSKLGMHPAKKEGKEGVVVRAFLQNAESCQAVTVESEKNEVRFALKKVDETGFFEGFTDKIKAVKPYRLRIEQANGEIRQFFDPYSFLPTLGEQDLYLFNQGNEHFIYNKLGAHEKIIDGVPGVAFAVWAPSAQRVSVVGDFNQWDGRYHPMRSLGSSGVWELFIPGLGDGTTYKFEVHGADGSLRLKTDPYGTRFEAPPHNASIVCRVNQYKWSDQEWMQGRSTKDWKKEPISIYEVHPGSWKRVADDGNRPLTYREMAVELADYVAENGFTHIEFLPLAEHPFSGSWGYQVTGFFAPTYRFGTPEDFQFLVDTLHQRGIGIIIDWVPGHFPKDSFALAEFDGSHLYEHADPRQGEHMDWGTLIFNYGRHEVRAFLIASALSWFDRFHIDGLRVDAVASMLYLDYSREEGQWIPNQYGGRENIEAIEFLRNVNDLVHNYYPGAVTIAEESTSFGGVSQPTSEHGLGFDFKWNMGWMHDTLSYFSKDPIHRKWHQNELTFGMLYNFSEHFVLTFSHDEVVHGKNSMLMKMGMWHIPEKAANLRALYALMWAWPGKKTLFMGCEFGQSSEWRYDGALDWHLLEYIDHYGIKDLVKDLNFLYQNQPILPETDHRAESFQWINCDDTENSVLTFVRLADSKQGSFLIVGNFTPVDHQAYRVGVPYPGFWKECINTNAAEYGGTGAGNNGGINSDPTLWDGRPHSVEIALPPLSVSIFQLQ, from the coding sequence ATGGCAGAATATTCTCTTCCCAAATCTCAACGGACCCAAATCATCGAAGCGAGCGAAAGAGAGCCACACTCCAAGCTCGGCATGCATCCCGCGAAGAAAGAAGGAAAAGAGGGCGTAGTCGTCCGGGCGTTTCTTCAGAATGCCGAGAGCTGCCAGGCCGTCACCGTCGAATCGGAAAAAAACGAGGTCCGCTTCGCCCTGAAAAAAGTCGATGAGACCGGATTCTTCGAAGGATTCACCGACAAAATCAAAGCGGTAAAGCCCTACCGGCTCCGTATTGAACAAGCCAACGGAGAGATCCGTCAGTTCTTCGACCCCTACTCTTTCCTGCCCACCCTCGGCGAACAGGACCTTTACCTCTTCAATCAAGGGAACGAGCACTTCATCTACAACAAGCTGGGCGCTCACGAGAAAATTATCGATGGAGTTCCCGGAGTGGCTTTCGCCGTCTGGGCCCCCAGCGCCCAGCGGGTTTCGGTCGTTGGCGACTTTAATCAATGGGACGGTCGCTATCACCCCATGCGTTCGCTGGGAAGTTCCGGAGTCTGGGAACTGTTCATCCCCGGATTGGGCGATGGCACCACCTACAAATTCGAAGTTCATGGAGCTGACGGCAGCCTTCGCTTGAAAACGGACCCCTATGGCACCCGTTTCGAAGCCCCACCGCACAACGCCTCCATCGTCTGCCGCGTAAACCAATACAAATGGAGCGATCAAGAGTGGATGCAGGGACGCTCCACCAAGGACTGGAAAAAGGAACCAATCTCCATCTACGAAGTTCATCCGGGATCATGGAAGCGAGTCGCCGACGATGGAAATCGCCCGCTGACCTATCGCGAAATGGCGGTCGAACTCGCAGACTACGTCGCCGAAAATGGATTCACCCACATTGAGTTCCTACCTCTCGCCGAACATCCGTTTTCCGGATCGTGGGGCTATCAGGTTACTGGATTCTTTGCCCCCACCTACCGCTTTGGCACTCCCGAGGATTTCCAATTTCTAGTCGATACCCTCCACCAGAGAGGCATCGGAATCATTATCGACTGGGTCCCCGGACACTTCCCGAAGGATAGCTTCGCATTGGCCGAATTCGACGGCAGTCACCTCTACGAACATGCCGACCCCCGTCAGGGAGAGCACATGGACTGGGGCACTCTGATCTTCAACTATGGGCGTCACGAAGTCCGCGCATTTCTCATCGCCTCCGCCCTCTCCTGGTTCGACCGCTTCCACATCGATGGCCTCCGAGTCGATGCCGTCGCCTCGATGCTCTACCTGGATTATTCGCGAGAAGAAGGCCAATGGATCCCCAATCAATACGGGGGACGGGAGAATATCGAAGCGATCGAGTTCCTCCGCAACGTCAATGATCTCGTTCACAACTACTACCCCGGTGCGGTGACAATCGCAGAGGAGTCCACCTCTTTCGGCGGAGTATCGCAACCGACCAGCGAGCACGGACTCGGATTCGATTTCAAATGGAACATGGGGTGGATGCACGACACCCTGAGCTATTTCTCGAAAGATCCCATCCATCGGAAGTGGCACCAGAACGAGCTCACCTTCGGAATGCTCTACAACTTTTCTGAACACTTCGTCCTCACCTTTTCCCACGACGAAGTAGTTCACGGGAAGAACTCCATGCTCATGAAAATGGGCATGTGGCACATCCCGGAAAAAGCAGCCAACCTTCGCGCCCTCTACGCCCTCATGTGGGCATGGCCCGGAAAGAAAACCCTCTTCATGGGCTGCGAATTCGGCCAATCCTCCGAATGGCGCTACGACGGCGCCTTGGACTGGCATCTCCTCGAATACATCGACCACTACGGGATCAAAGACTTGGTTAAGGACCTCAATTTCCTCTACCAAAACCAGCCAATCCTGCCCGAAACCGACCACCGCGCCGAATCCTTCCAGTGGATCAATTGTGATGACACCGAAAACAGCGTCCTCACCTTCGTCCGCCTAGCAGACAGCAAACAAGGAAGCTTCCTAATCGTCGGAAACTTTACTCCAGTAGACCACCAAGCCTACCGCGTAGGAGTCCCGTATCCAGGCTTCTGGAAAGAGTGCATCAACACCAACGCCGCAGAATACGGTGGAACCGGGGCTGGCAACAACGGAGGAATAAACTCCGACCCCACCCTGTGGGACGGCAGACCCCACAGCGTAGAAATCGCCCTCCCCCCGCTCTCCGTAAGCATTTTTCAGCTTCAATAA
- a CDS encoding transposase, giving the protein MRRKRLKIQKKTSYYHLMSRTVNGEDMFGNREREILRKMIWQVSEFSGVRIITYAVMKNHFHLLVEVPSDVRVSDDEIVRRYRRLYPAPTPWQPMRAEILEEHLHQNTLEGIALRKALTGRMHDISWLMKTLKQRFSLWFNKSRDRFGPVWSERFKSVLVEGDRWALKTVAAYIDLNAVRAGLVEDPKDYRFCGYGEAVGGGRLARSGLSLVDKDLAGYRQTLYGAGSGEKSEKHSITREEAVRVLTKEKGKLPLSVVLRCRVRYFTDGKILGSPEFVEARSQSDPEGNKVLPRRPYPMKGADWGNLSVGNGLRKKLFS; this is encoded by the coding sequence ATGCGCAGAAAAAGATTAAAAATCCAAAAAAAAACCTCATACTACCACCTCATGAGCCGTACCGTTAATGGAGAGGACATGTTTGGAAATCGGGAGAGGGAGATTTTGAGGAAAATGATCTGGCAGGTTTCTGAGTTTTCTGGGGTCAGGATCATCACTTATGCGGTCATGAAGAACCACTTTCACCTACTGGTCGAGGTTCCCTCCGATGTGCGGGTTTCGGATGATGAGATTGTTCGCCGCTACCGTCGGCTCTACCCCGCTCCAACTCCTTGGCAGCCCATGCGAGCAGAGATTTTGGAGGAACATCTTCATCAAAACACCCTGGAAGGGATCGCTCTGCGAAAGGCCCTTACAGGGAGGATGCATGACATTTCCTGGCTGATGAAAACTCTCAAACAGCGTTTTTCCCTCTGGTTTAATAAGTCCCGGGATCGTTTTGGTCCGGTGTGGTCAGAGCGATTTAAGAGTGTTCTCGTTGAAGGCGATCGGTGGGCACTGAAAACTGTAGCTGCCTATATCGATCTCAACGCCGTACGGGCGGGTCTCGTTGAGGATCCGAAAGACTATCGATTTTGCGGCTATGGGGAAGCGGTTGGAGGCGGGAGATTGGCTCGCTCCGGGCTTTCTCTGGTCGATAAGGATCTGGCTGGTTATCGCCAAACCCTCTATGGGGCCGGATCTGGTGAAAAATCGGAAAAGCATTCAATCACCCGAGAAGAAGCCGTCCGCGTGCTGACCAAAGAAAAGGGGAAATTGCCTCTCTCCGTCGTTCTGCGATGCCGCGTTCGCTACTTTACCGATGGGAAAATCCTCGGCTCTCCCGAGTTTGTTGAGGCGAGGAGCCAATCCGATCCTGAGGGGAACAAGGTCTTGCCTCGAAGACCCTACCCAATGAAGGGAGCCGACTGGGGAAATCTCTCTGTCGGAAATGGCTTAAGAAAAAAGCTATTCAGCTAA
- a CDS encoding CinA family nicotinamide mononucleotide deamidase-related protein, with product MSHKFSVAVVNVGDELLLGIRENSHLGYIGQLVSRRGGDLVHAHVVRDDVDEIAESIAASMKLADIVFVTGGLGPTADDLTKEAMAKVLGSKLVHDSSVEKVIREKFQSLGRSMSENNLRQCLRPPEAEIIENRWGTAPGLKIHREESFVYLLPGPRSELRPMLEEKVLPELESKGCLCDCSSWLQLRTAGLGESAVETRLASIMESRPHVQFAFCAHAGIVDVRLSPSGPDTGTAAVNQVGEECRLMLGENFFGFGDDSLAKILILQLRCWERSLSVAESCTGGLLASSFTDIPGASKVFAGGVVAYTNATKVQMLDVPEPILQQHGAVSAETAVAMATGAAERLGSDYALAVTGFAGPDGGTAENPVGTVYAAHFSPSGVWSKRLVLPGDRVAVKERAVNETLDWARRTLNRYKLHDFLACPCEE from the coding sequence ATGAGCCATAAATTTTCAGTAGCAGTAGTCAACGTGGGCGATGAGCTTTTGCTCGGGATCCGCGAAAATTCTCACCTAGGATACATCGGGCAACTCGTCTCGAGACGAGGCGGGGATTTGGTTCATGCTCATGTGGTCAGGGACGACGTTGACGAGATTGCGGAGTCGATCGCTGCGTCGATGAAGCTCGCTGATATCGTTTTCGTAACCGGGGGGCTGGGGCCGACAGCAGATGACTTGACCAAGGAAGCAATGGCCAAGGTTCTAGGATCCAAGCTGGTCCATGATTCTTCGGTGGAGAAAGTCATCCGCGAAAAATTTCAGTCTCTAGGTCGGAGCATGTCCGAAAACAACCTGCGGCAATGCCTGCGCCCACCCGAGGCGGAGATCATTGAAAACCGCTGGGGTACCGCGCCGGGGCTCAAGATTCACCGAGAGGAGAGTTTTGTCTACCTCTTGCCAGGACCGCGGTCGGAGCTGCGACCGATGTTGGAAGAAAAAGTTCTTCCAGAGCTGGAGTCCAAAGGTTGCTTGTGTGACTGCTCCTCATGGCTCCAGTTGAGGACCGCGGGTCTAGGGGAGTCGGCGGTGGAGACTCGTTTAGCGTCGATCATGGAGAGCCGTCCTCATGTGCAGTTCGCATTTTGTGCGCATGCGGGGATCGTGGATGTCCGTCTATCGCCCTCCGGCCCAGATACGGGTACGGCGGCTGTCAATCAGGTGGGCGAAGAATGCCGTTTGATGCTCGGAGAGAACTTTTTCGGATTCGGGGATGATTCGTTGGCGAAGATATTGATCCTGCAGCTTCGCTGTTGGGAGAGATCGCTTTCAGTCGCCGAATCTTGTACTGGCGGGCTTCTCGCGAGCTCCTTCACCGATATCCCGGGAGCTTCCAAAGTATTTGCCGGTGGAGTGGTCGCCTACACCAATGCGACGAAGGTGCAAATGTTGGATGTTCCAGAACCGATTCTCCAGCAGCACGGAGCGGTGAGTGCCGAGACAGCAGTAGCCATGGCAACCGGGGCTGCCGAGCGCTTGGGTTCGGACTATGCATTGGCTGTCACCGGATTTGCCGGACCGGATGGAGGAACCGCCGAGAATCCGGTAGGAACGGTTTACGCCGCCCACTTTTCTCCCTCCGGAGTTTGGTCGAAGAGGCTAGTTCTTCCGGGAGATCGGGTCGCTGTGAAAGAAAGGGCGGTCAACGAGACGTTGGACTGGGCCCGCCGCACGCTCAATCGCTACAAGCTCCATGATTTCCTTGCCTGTCCTTGTGAGGAATGA
- a CDS encoding excinuclease ABC subunit UvrC: MKDRLGEVIYVGKAKDLKKRVSSYFQPGRFRQIDQPKIRTMVTLVHDLETIEVRSEAEAILLEGRLIKEYRPRYNTDFTDDKRFLLIRVDVFNDVPKFRLSRNRTQDGSIYFGPFAHAGPLRRTLSQMRQKFGIILADASPKNLPDGRIRLYDDARSEIYGHPNELTVEEYQERVQEACTFLDGKSREWLKDLETEMREKAAEHRFEEAAALRDTLLALRKTIQQTRKFTRSLPEHNLSKDGAARLTEALNLDEPPTSIECFDISHISGSFTVASMVRFVDGRPEKKNYRRFKIRSFDGNDDFRSMEEVVGRRYRRMAEQGQKFPDLVVIDGGKGQVTAALRAFLILDLEPPPLIGLAKREETIIFASERAPLRLPLHDPGIRLLQRIRDEAHRFANGFNAELRSKKIRESVLDDIPGLGPKRRETLIQAFGSIHQIRSATLEELSNVSGIGPNFARQIYDHLQRAQGGPAGNSPTP, from the coding sequence ATGAAGGACCGCCTTGGCGAGGTGATCTATGTAGGAAAGGCGAAAGACCTGAAGAAACGCGTGTCTTCCTATTTCCAGCCAGGACGCTTCCGTCAAATCGACCAACCGAAGATCCGGACCATGGTCACTCTGGTTCACGATCTGGAAACCATCGAGGTGCGCTCGGAGGCGGAGGCCATTCTTCTCGAAGGTCGGCTGATCAAGGAATATCGCCCTCGTTACAATACCGATTTCACTGACGATAAGCGCTTCCTCCTCATCCGCGTCGACGTTTTCAACGATGTTCCCAAATTCCGGCTCTCCCGGAACCGAACACAAGATGGCTCCATCTACTTCGGCCCCTTTGCCCACGCCGGCCCCCTCCGTCGAACCCTCTCGCAGATGCGCCAAAAATTTGGCATCATCCTCGCGGACGCCTCTCCCAAAAACCTCCCCGATGGACGGATCCGACTATATGACGACGCACGCTCCGAAATCTACGGTCACCCCAACGAGCTCACTGTTGAGGAATACCAAGAGAGAGTCCAAGAGGCCTGCACCTTCCTCGACGGGAAAAGCCGCGAGTGGCTCAAAGACCTGGAAACGGAAATGCGGGAAAAAGCCGCCGAACATCGTTTTGAGGAAGCTGCGGCTCTCCGCGACACCCTCCTGGCCCTTCGCAAAACCATTCAACAAACCCGGAAATTCACTCGATCCCTTCCTGAACACAACCTTTCCAAAGACGGGGCCGCACGCCTCACCGAAGCCCTCAATCTGGACGAGCCCCCTACGTCCATAGAGTGTTTTGACATCAGCCACATCTCTGGGAGTTTCACTGTAGCCTCCATGGTTCGGTTTGTTGATGGTCGCCCCGAAAAGAAGAACTACCGGCGTTTCAAGATTCGCTCTTTCGACGGGAACGATGACTTCCGCTCCATGGAAGAGGTCGTAGGTCGCCGCTACCGACGGATGGCCGAGCAAGGCCAGAAATTTCCAGATCTCGTCGTCATCGATGGAGGTAAAGGCCAGGTAACGGCAGCACTCCGGGCCTTCCTCATCCTCGACCTCGAACCCCCTCCTCTCATCGGCTTGGCGAAAAGGGAAGAGACCATCATATTCGCCAGCGAGCGGGCACCCCTACGCCTCCCCCTCCACGATCCCGGCATCCGGCTGCTCCAGCGAATCCGCGACGAAGCGCACCGCTTCGCGAATGGCTTCAATGCCGAGCTCCGATCGAAAAAAATCCGCGAATCCGTTCTCGATGACATTCCCGGCCTCGGACCGAAGCGAAGAGAAACGCTCATCCAAGCCTTCGGATCAATCCATCAAATCCGCAGCGCCACCCTCGAAGAGCTCTCAAATGTCAGCGGAATCGGCCCCAACTTCGCCCGTCAGATCTACGATCATCTTCAGCGCGCCCAAGGCGGGCCGGCGGGGAACTCCCCCACTCCTTAA
- a CDS encoding mannose-1-phosphate guanylyltransferase produces the protein MEVKRSAVIMAGGRGERFWPQSRLTRPKHLLPIVGESPMLRQTVDRLKGLVEPERVWVITNQEQVEAVREICPEIPTEQIVAEPVGRDTAPAVALAALLVEKSVGDHAFAMLPADHVIQNTEAFRKDLLAAFEAAEKDAVIATVGIDPTFPATGYGYIQADSAEASNVFPVRRFVEKPDLETAQSYLDEGNYFWNGGIFVWRPGTILGAIETHCSELHASFSAIRSALSSGEALTEILPREYPQLEKISIDYAVMEKADNVVMVQSTFDWDDVGSWPAIERHFPKDENGNILKGTTVSEDSSDNLIISEGDHLVGIVGVDDLMVIHTGDATLICPKDRAQDVKKLVKKIEALKDGKNYL, from the coding sequence ATGGAAGTAAAAAGATCTGCAGTCATCATGGCGGGAGGTCGGGGGGAACGATTCTGGCCTCAGAGTCGCCTTACCCGCCCCAAGCACCTCCTTCCCATTGTCGGCGAATCGCCGATGCTCCGCCAAACTGTGGACCGCCTCAAAGGATTGGTCGAACCTGAGCGAGTATGGGTGATCACCAATCAAGAGCAGGTCGAAGCGGTTCGGGAGATCTGCCCGGAAATCCCCACCGAGCAAATTGTCGCCGAGCCCGTGGGACGCGACACAGCTCCAGCCGTAGCTCTTGCCGCCCTTTTGGTTGAGAAGAGTGTCGGCGACCACGCTTTTGCCATGCTCCCCGCCGACCATGTGATTCAAAATACCGAGGCTTTCCGCAAGGACCTGCTTGCGGCCTTCGAGGCTGCGGAAAAAGACGCTGTAATCGCAACGGTGGGGATTGATCCAACCTTTCCGGCCACCGGGTACGGTTACATTCAGGCGGATTCCGCAGAAGCGTCCAACGTCTTTCCGGTCCGAAGGTTTGTCGAGAAGCCCGACCTCGAAACCGCTCAATCCTACCTCGACGAAGGTAATTATTTTTGGAATGGCGGAATCTTCGTCTGGCGTCCGGGAACCATCCTCGGTGCGATTGAAACACACTGCTCCGAATTGCATGCTTCCTTTTCCGCGATCCGCTCGGCTCTCTCTTCGGGAGAAGCTCTCACCGAAATTCTTCCGCGGGAATATCCTCAACTGGAAAAAATCTCTATCGACTACGCCGTCATGGAGAAGGCGGACAATGTGGTCATGGTCCAGTCGACTTTTGACTGGGACGACGTGGGCTCCTGGCCCGCGATCGAGCGCCATTTCCCCAAAGATGAGAACGGCAACATTCTCAAGGGGACCACGGTATCGGAGGATAGTAGCGACAACCTGATCATCTCCGAAGGCGATCACCTCGTCGGAATTGTCGGCGTCGACGATCTCATGGTGATCCACACCGGCGATGCCACTTTGATCTGCCCGAAAGACCGCGCCCAGGATGTGAAGAAACTGGTGAAAAAGATCGAGGCGCTGAAAGACGGGAAGAATTATCTTTGA